In Nicotiana tabacum cultivar K326 chromosome 2, ASM71507v2, whole genome shotgun sequence, the following proteins share a genomic window:
- the LOC142167852 gene encoding uncharacterized protein LOC142167852 — protein MARGIIRVLWAYRTTAKTSMGETPFSLVYGAEALIPVEIGEPSTRYTHATEAKNEEELGVNLDLLEERREATLIRMAAQIQMIERYYNNKANLRYFKIGDSVLKKVLLSTKAANAGKSNPNWEGPYRVRGITGKGAYELEPWMARYYRRTGIQSI, from the coding sequence ATGGCCAGAGGTATTATTAGGGTGCTATGGGCTTACCGAACAACAGCAAAAACTAGTATGGGTGAGACTCCGTTTTCACTTGTATACGGTGCAGAAGCTTTGATTCCGGTGGAGATAGGTGAACCAAGTACGAGGTACACGCATGCCACTGAAGCGAAAAATGAGGAAGAGCTAGGGGTAAATTTGGATTTGTTAGAAGAAAGgagagaagcaacattaattcGAATGGCGGCTCAAATACAGATGATTGAACGATATTATAACAATAAAGCGAATTTGAGATATTTCAAGATCGGGGACTCCGTCCTCAAAAAGGTTTTATTGTCAACAAAAGCGGCAAATGCAGGAAAATCGAATCCAAATTGGGAAGGCCCATATAGGGTTCGAGGCATCActggaaaaggagcatacgagttaGAACCATGGATGGCAAGGTATTACCGTCGAACTGGAATACAGTccatttga